In a single window of the Acinetobacter tibetensis genome:
- a CDS encoding LysE family translocator produces MTSTPGPNNALVLISGARFGLQKTLPLILGIAFGVAFQLMAIGLGLHQIFLHFPQLQFILSLIGSAYILWLAWKIASSGPLNACLDEKPAMGFLQGAVFQWLNPKAWMMSISTISTYFATSQQSTDIAYAAFILMLISIPCVGIWAIAGNFLRQLLMQAKFAFIFNLSMAIALLIAVLPVCFQFITLQP; encoded by the coding sequence ATGACCAGTACCCCAGGGCCGAATAATGCCCTCGTGCTAATTTCAGGAGCGCGCTTTGGGCTTCAGAAAACCCTGCCTTTAATTCTGGGGATTGCCTTTGGTGTTGCCTTTCAACTGATGGCAATTGGTCTGGGACTTCATCAAATATTCCTACATTTTCCCCAACTCCAGTTTATTTTAAGTCTGATTGGGTCCGCCTATATTCTTTGGTTAGCATGGAAAATTGCGTCCAGTGGTCCACTCAACGCGTGTCTAGATGAAAAACCTGCAATGGGATTTTTACAAGGCGCTGTTTTCCAATGGCTAAATCCCAAGGCATGGATGATGTCTATCAGTACCATCTCAACCTACTTTGCTACCAGCCAACAATCCACCGACATTGCCTATGCCGCCTTCATTCTGATGTTGATCTCGATTCCATGCGTTGGTATTTGGGCAATCGCGGGAAATTTTTTACGTCAATTGTTAATGCAAGCTAAATTTGCTTTCATTTTTAATCTCAGTATGGCAATTGCATTACTCATCGCAGTTTTACCCGTATGTTTTCAATTCATCACATTACAGCCCTAA
- a CDS encoding lipoprotein-34 precursor (NlpB) has translation MQLRLGLTLALSVLSLAGCSSLAVSNKSLSYKETATLEPLQYPEGSMVRPVTPLYPAPTVEPLAIQHAPKLENSKGNRFALPRPDVAAPNSTATAAEQSTEIGRPQLLTDGNQNPLLKIDGNSDTIWQYTLATLSSMNQNIVGQSKNRYEVTLKIDQQIYVLRLTSAGSSHNLAVFNADNSFADQQKAAELLTQIYQNWPA, from the coding sequence ATGCAGTTACGTTTAGGTTTAACCCTTGCACTTTCAGTATTGAGTTTAGCGGGTTGTAGTTCACTTGCGGTTAGCAACAAATCTTTGAGCTATAAAGAGACAGCAACCCTCGAACCGCTACAATATCCTGAAGGATCAATGGTTCGTCCAGTAACGCCACTGTATCCAGCACCAACGGTTGAACCTTTAGCAATTCAACACGCACCGAAGCTCGAAAATAGCAAAGGCAACCGTTTTGCTTTACCTCGCCCAGATGTTGCTGCACCCAACAGCACAGCAACTGCTGCTGAACAAAGCACTGAGATAGGTCGTCCTCAATTACTAACTGATGGAAATCAAAATCCATTACTCAAAATTGATGGAAATTCTGATACAATTTGGCAGTATACACTTGCCACACTCAGCAGCATGAACCAGAACATTGTGGGTCAAAGTAAAAACCGTTACGAAGTAACGCTTAAAATTGATCAGCAGATCTATGTACTTCGACTCACTTCCGCCGGTTCAAGTCATAATTTGGCAGTGTTTAATGCCGATAATAGCTTTGCAGATCAACAAAAAGCTGCAGAACTGTTAACCCAGATTTACCAAAACTGGCCGGCCTAG
- the pncA gene encoding bifunctional nicotinamidase/pyrazinamidase, protein MQNKKALIVVDVQNGFTPGGNLAVAHADQIIPKINQLGNYFEQIILTQDWHPAQHISFADNHVGKQAFDQIELPYGTQVLWPMHCVQGSHDADFHPDLVLPQAQLIIRKGMHVNIDSYSAFMEADRKTTTGLAGYLNARGIDTVYIVGIATDFCVAWTAIDACRLGFKTYVIADATKAIDLNGSLQHAWQDMLAAGVQRIYIKDIVATMTA, encoded by the coding sequence ATACAAAACAAGAAAGCGTTGATTGTGGTGGATGTACAAAATGGTTTTACCCCAGGAGGAAATCTTGCGGTTGCCCATGCCGACCAAATTATTCCCAAAATAAATCAATTGGGGAATTATTTTGAGCAAATTATTCTGACCCAAGACTGGCATCCTGCACAGCATATTTCTTTTGCAGACAATCATGTGGGTAAACAAGCCTTTGATCAGATTGAACTGCCTTATGGCACACAGGTGCTTTGGCCTATGCATTGTGTACAAGGCAGCCATGATGCCGATTTTCATCCGGATTTAGTCTTACCCCAAGCCCAATTGATTATCCGTAAAGGCATGCATGTGAATATCGACAGTTATTCAGCATTTATGGAAGCAGATAGAAAAACCACGACAGGTCTGGCCGGTTATTTAAATGCACGTGGCATAGACACCGTCTATATTGTGGGCATTGCGACAGATTTCTGTGTGGCATGGACAGCGATAGATGCCTGTCGTTTAGGCTTTAAAACTTATGTGATTGCTGATGCAACCAAAGCGATTGATTTAAATGGTTCGTTGCAACATGCTTGGCAAGATATGCTGGCAGCCGGTGTACAACGCATTTACATCAAAGATATTGTTGCGACCATGACGGCATAA
- the purC gene encoding phosphoribosylaminoimidazolesuccinocarboxamide synthase, with amino-acid sequence MLKQTLLYTGKAKSVYETDSQDHLILVFRDDASAFNGEKIEQLDRKGKVNNRFNAFIMEQLAAAGIETHFEKLLSPTEVLVKKLDMIPVECVIRNYAAGSLCRRLGVEEGKELTPPTFELFFKDDALGDPMVNESQAIALGWANAAQLEKMKELTYQVNDVLKALFDKGNMILVDFKLEFGVFHDRIVLGDEFSPDGCRLWDKDTKKKLDKDRFRQGLGGVVEAYEEVAARIGIDLSDI; translated from the coding sequence ATGTTAAAACAAACCTTGCTCTATACTGGTAAAGCGAAATCTGTGTATGAAACAGATAGTCAAGACCACCTGATTTTAGTATTTCGTGATGATGCCTCTGCGTTCAATGGCGAAAAAATCGAACAACTAGATCGTAAAGGCAAGGTGAACAACCGTTTTAACGCCTTTATCATGGAGCAACTGGCTGCTGCTGGCATTGAAACTCACTTTGAAAAATTACTTTCTCCAACCGAAGTGTTGGTAAAGAAATTAGACATGATTCCTGTGGAATGTGTCATTCGTAATTATGCAGCAGGTTCACTCTGCCGTCGCTTAGGCGTTGAAGAAGGTAAAGAACTTACACCTCCAACTTTCGAATTATTCTTCAAAGATGATGCCCTTGGCGATCCAATGGTGAATGAATCTCAAGCCATTGCTTTAGGTTGGGCAAATGCTGCACAACTCGAAAAAATGAAAGAACTCACTTACCAAGTGAACGATGTGCTTAAAGCATTGTTCGACAAAGGCAACATGATTTTGGTTGACTTCAAACTTGAGTTTGGTGTGTTCCATGACCGTATTGTATTGGGTGACGAATTCTCTCCAGACGGTTGCCGTCTATGGGATAAAGACACCAAGAAAAAACTCGACAAAGACCGTTTCCGCCAAGGTTTAGGTGGTGTGGTTGAAGCTTATGAAGAAGTTGCTGCACGTATTGGCATCGACCTTTCAGACATCTAA
- the dapA gene encoding 4-hydroxy-tetrahydrodipicolinate synthase: MTQQAQIIQGSIVAIVTPMFEDGSVDWKGLEKLVEWHIEQGTNSIVAVGTTGEASTLSMAEHTQVIKEVVRVANKRIPIIAGTGANSTREAIELTKEAKQLGADAALLVTPYYNKPTQEGLYQHYKAIAEAVDLPQILYNVPGRTGVDMANETVIRLADIPQIIGIKDATGDIPRGQALLEGLHGKDMVVYSGDDATAYQLIEHGAKGNISVTANVAPKQMSEVCAAAIAGDAARAQALNAQVANLHNILFCESNPIPVKWALHEMGLIGTGIRLPLTPLAEQYRAPLREALVAAGIIK; this comes from the coding sequence ATGACTCAACAAGCACAGATCATTCAAGGCTCAATAGTCGCAATCGTCACCCCAATGTTTGAAGATGGCAGCGTAGATTGGAAAGGTCTTGAGAAGCTCGTTGAGTGGCACATAGAACAGGGAACAAACAGTATTGTTGCAGTTGGAACAACTGGTGAAGCGTCTACATTAAGCATGGCTGAACATACACAAGTGATTAAAGAAGTCGTTCGTGTAGCCAACAAACGTATTCCAATTATTGCTGGTACTGGTGCAAACTCAACGCGCGAAGCAATTGAACTCACAAAAGAAGCAAAACAACTCGGTGCTGATGCAGCCCTCTTGGTCACACCATATTACAATAAACCGACACAAGAAGGCTTATATCAGCATTATAAAGCGATTGCTGAAGCTGTTGATTTACCTCAAATTCTGTATAACGTACCAGGCCGTACAGGCGTAGACATGGCAAATGAAACGGTCATTCGTCTGGCTGATATTCCACAAATTATTGGCATTAAAGATGCCACTGGTGATATTCCGCGTGGTCAAGCTTTACTGGAAGGTCTTCATGGCAAAGACATGGTGGTTTATTCAGGTGATGATGCAACCGCTTACCAGTTAATTGAACATGGTGCGAAAGGTAATATTTCGGTTACTGCGAATGTTGCGCCTAAGCAAATGAGTGAAGTGTGTGCGGCTGCGATTGCTGGCGATGCTGCACGTGCACAAGCATTAAATGCGCAAGTTGCAAATTTACACAATATTCTATTTTGTGAATCGAACCCAATTCCTGTGAAATGGGCACTACACGAAATGGGCTTAATTGGTACAGGCATACGCTTACCATTAACACCTCTTGCAGAACAATACCGCGCACCGCTTCGTGAAGCGTTGGTGGCGGCAGGTATAATCAAATAA
- a CDS encoding ABC transporter permease, translated as MFLSGYGPVLLEGTWMTIQLALLSLLLSIMIGLIGASSKLSSLKFVRYIATAYTTLIRSVPDLVIMLLLFYSLQLGLNSITESLQMEQIDINPFVAGVITLAFIYGAYFTETFRGAFQAVPKGQIEAAYAYGMTSFQVFRRVLFPQMMRFALPGIGNNWQVLIKATALVSLIGLTDIVKITQDAGRSTMQVFYFSVIAAVIYLAITTISNLILMWLERRYSVGVKKGQL; from the coding sequence ATGTTTTTGTCTGGTTATGGTCCCGTGTTGCTTGAAGGCACTTGGATGACCATACAGCTTGCATTGTTATCGCTATTACTATCCATCATGATTGGATTGATTGGTGCAAGTTCTAAACTCTCTAGTCTTAAATTTGTCCGCTATATTGCGACTGCCTACACCACCCTTATTCGAAGCGTTCCCGATCTGGTCATCATGCTGCTGCTATTTTATAGCTTGCAACTGGGGCTAAACTCGATTACCGAATCGTTGCAAATGGAACAAATTGATATTAATCCGTTTGTTGCAGGCGTAATTACCTTGGCATTTATTTATGGTGCGTATTTCACCGAAACGTTTCGTGGTGCATTTCAAGCAGTACCCAAGGGACAAATTGAAGCCGCTTATGCCTATGGCATGACTTCATTTCAAGTCTTTCGCCGCGTTTTGTTTCCGCAAATGATGCGTTTTGCCTTACCGGGTATTGGCAATAACTGGCAAGTTCTGATTAAAGCTACCGCACTGGTCTCACTCATTGGTTTAACCGATATTGTCAAAATTACTCAAGATGCAGGTCGTAGCACCATGCAGGTGTTTTACTTCAGTGTCATTGCCGCAGTGATTTATCTGGCGATCACCACCATTTCGAATTTAATTTTGATGTGGTTAGAACGTCGTTACTCGGTTGGTGTGAAAAAGGGACAACTATGA
- the mhpT gene encoding 3-(3-hydroxy-phenyl)propionate transporter MhpT: MNTLSARRHSVITVAICFLIAVIEGLDIQAAGIAAAGIREHFALNSSQLGVFFSAGILGLLPGALVGGRFADRIGRKTVLVWSVAVFAVFTLCTVWVNSFYSLLLVRFLAGAGLGAAMPLLITLASEAVTPAKRGQAVGLMYCGMPVGAAILSYIASLDFGSNWKNIFYLGGLLPIIVLPIMIKFLPESREFLKAQTRVETAEIEQKVSFRDLFNRHNLMRTGLIWFSYFFTLMVVYIMLSWLPSLFMELGFSRKEGSTAQFYFMLSATVGTVILGMLTDRWKKAYVIVLMYGGILAGLFALNAAASLTQMYLASALVGAFVIGCQGVLYAFGSIVYPTELRGTGVGMASAVGRIGAMLGPTIAGQLLAAGFGATGVVSAAIPCIVISAVLMLILVQRLQKVTV; encoded by the coding sequence ATGAATACATTGTCAGCACGTAGGCACTCCGTGATTACGGTCGCAATTTGTTTTTTGATTGCGGTGATTGAAGGTTTAGATATTCAGGCTGCGGGTATAGCCGCCGCAGGCATTCGAGAACATTTTGCACTGAACAGTTCACAACTGGGTGTGTTTTTTAGCGCAGGAATTTTAGGCTTATTACCTGGGGCATTGGTGGGTGGACGTTTTGCAGACCGCATAGGACGTAAAACAGTCTTGGTTTGGTCTGTTGCCGTATTTGCAGTATTCACTTTATGTACTGTCTGGGTAAATAGTTTTTACAGTTTATTGCTGGTTCGCTTTTTGGCTGGCGCTGGCTTAGGTGCTGCGATGCCGTTGTTAATTACGCTAGCATCGGAAGCGGTTACTCCTGCAAAGCGTGGGCAAGCGGTAGGGTTAATGTATTGTGGTATGCCCGTCGGAGCTGCGATTCTGTCCTACATTGCCAGTTTAGATTTTGGTTCGAACTGGAAAAATATTTTCTATCTGGGCGGGTTGTTACCTATTATTGTGCTCCCGATAATGATCAAATTCTTGCCTGAATCGCGTGAATTCTTAAAAGCCCAAACACGTGTTGAAACAGCCGAGATCGAGCAAAAAGTCTCTTTTCGGGATCTGTTTAATCGCCATAACTTAATGCGTACTGGCTTAATTTGGTTCAGTTATTTCTTCACCTTAATGGTGGTTTATATCATGCTGAGCTGGTTACCTTCGTTATTTATGGAGCTTGGTTTCTCGCGTAAAGAAGGCAGTACAGCACAATTCTACTTCATGCTCAGTGCAACCGTAGGAACGGTGATTTTGGGTATGCTGACAGATCGCTGGAAAAAAGCTTATGTGATTGTGTTGATGTATGGCGGAATTTTGGCAGGCTTATTTGCCTTAAATGCTGCGGCTTCACTGACTCAAATGTATTTGGCATCAGCACTTGTCGGCGCTTTTGTGATTGGTTGTCAGGGCGTGCTCTATGCGTTTGGGAGTATTGTTTATCCGACTGAACTACGTGGTACGGGTGTGGGGATGGCTTCGGCTGTTGGGCGTATTGGGGCGATGTTGGGTCCGACCATTGCGGGACAGCTTTTGGCAGCAGGTTTTGGCGCGACTGGCGTGGTTTCAGCAGCGATTCCTTGTATTGTGATTTCTGCCGTATTGATGTTAATTTTGGTCCAACGTCTACAGAAAGTCACCGTTTAA
- a CDS encoding bile acid:sodium symporter family protein yields MSVLLQLSHWIQKTFALWVVLFAGIALILPEAFVWLKAYIPWMLGIIMLGMGMTMQLADFKAIAQTPKAVCIGVIAQFVVMPLLAYVLCLVFQLPAELAVGVILVGCCPGGTASNVITYMAKGNTALSVACTAVSTLLAPLLTPFIFYLLASQWIEINAWSMLSSILQVVLLPIVVGLILRRLLKQQIQQYISVMPLISVLAIVLIVAAIIGGSKAQLLHSGLLIFLVVALHNGLGYLLGFGCSRLFHLNYADSKAVAIEVGMQNSGLGVALAAVHFATAPLAALPSAIFSLWHNISGPILATYWASRQHESGSEIELESRKPE; encoded by the coding sequence ATGTCTGTATTATTGCAATTGAGCCATTGGATTCAGAAAACGTTTGCTTTGTGGGTGGTGCTGTTTGCAGGGATCGCGTTGATTCTGCCCGAAGCCTTTGTCTGGTTAAAAGCCTATATCCCGTGGATGCTTGGGATTATTATGCTGGGCATGGGAATGACCATGCAGTTGGCGGACTTTAAAGCCATAGCACAAACGCCGAAAGCGGTCTGTATTGGGGTAATCGCACAATTTGTGGTGATGCCGTTGTTGGCTTATGTCCTGTGTCTGGTCTTTCAATTGCCTGCTGAATTGGCTGTCGGGGTGATTTTAGTCGGTTGTTGTCCCGGGGGAACCGCTTCGAATGTCATTACTTATATGGCAAAGGGCAATACAGCATTGTCTGTCGCCTGCACTGCGGTTTCGACCTTATTGGCACCTTTACTCACTCCATTTATTTTCTATCTACTTGCGAGTCAATGGATTGAAATTAATGCGTGGTCAATGCTGAGTTCTATTTTACAGGTAGTGCTATTGCCGATTGTGGTGGGCTTAATTTTAAGACGTTTATTGAAACAACAGATTCAGCAGTACATCAGTGTGATGCCCCTCATTTCTGTGCTGGCCATCGTCTTGATTGTGGCGGCAATTATTGGTGGCAGTAAAGCACAGCTCCTCCATTCAGGCTTGCTTATATTTCTGGTGGTGGCATTACACAATGGCTTAGGATATTTATTGGGATTTGGATGTAGCCGTTTATTTCATTTAAATTATGCAGACAGTAAGGCGGTAGCGATAGAAGTTGGAATGCAAAACTCAGGTCTGGGTGTGGCTTTAGCCGCAGTACATTTTGCGACAGCACCTTTAGCCGCCTTACCCAGTGCAATTTTTAGTTTATGGCATAATATTTCAGGACCGATTTTGGCAACCTATTGGGCAAGTCGACAGCATGAATCGGGTTCTGAAATTGAATTAGAGTCAAGAAAACCCGAATAA
- a CDS encoding ABC transporter substrate-binding protein, translated as MKSWQKKVLLSTTLMLTALGSTVQAKEWKVIRFGTESAYAPFEYKTPDNKLVGFDIDLGNAICAKLKAKCVWVENSFDGMIPALKAKKFDGILSSMTVTADRSKQIAFSNKIYNTPTRMVAKKGSPLLPTPASLKGKRVGVQQGTIQESYAKAYWAPKGVNVVPYPNQDVLYQDMVSGRLDATLQDAIMVDGGFLKSPKGKAFGFAGGNVVDAKTLGVGAAIGLRKEDVDLKKDIDKALAAIIADGTYKKLEKKYFSFSIY; from the coding sequence ATGAAAAGCTGGCAAAAGAAAGTATTACTTTCAACAACGTTAATGCTGACAGCGCTTGGCAGCACAGTGCAAGCCAAAGAATGGAAAGTCATTCGTTTCGGTACGGAATCTGCTTACGCCCCTTTTGAATATAAAACCCCTGACAACAAATTGGTGGGTTTTGACATCGACCTAGGCAATGCCATTTGTGCCAAATTGAAAGCCAAATGTGTTTGGGTAGAAAATTCTTTTGACGGGATGATTCCTGCACTCAAAGCGAAGAAGTTCGATGGCATTTTATCTTCAATGACGGTCACTGCGGATCGCTCAAAACAGATTGCTTTCAGTAATAAAATTTACAACACTCCAACCCGCATGGTTGCGAAGAAAGGTTCTCCATTATTGCCAACCCCTGCATCTCTAAAAGGGAAGCGTGTGGGTGTACAACAAGGCACCATTCAAGAGAGTTATGCAAAAGCCTATTGGGCACCTAAAGGTGTCAATGTCGTGCCTTATCCAAACCAAGACGTCCTTTACCAAGACATGGTGTCAGGTCGTCTAGATGCAACATTACAAGATGCCATTATGGTTGATGGTGGCTTCCTTAAATCACCAAAAGGTAAAGCATTCGGCTTTGCAGGTGGCAACGTGGTAGATGCTAAAACCCTTGGCGTAGGTGCAGCAATTGGCTTACGTAAAGAAGATGTTGATTTGAAAAAGGACATTGATAAAGCTTTAGCCGCCATTATTGCCGATGGAACATACAAAAAACTCGAGAAAAAATACTTCTCCTTCAGTATTTATTGA
- a CDS encoding Lrp/AsnC family transcriptional regulator: protein MIELDRLDRRILCELEADAHLTNLKLAERVGLSASACLRRVQELEKIGVIKGYKAIIDRSLLGIGLIVYVTIGLSCHSKACLQHFEEVIETTPEVTECHTITGAVEYLLRVEVTDIKSYKKFHTDVLGTIPSISSITSLLVMDTTKDLRVQV, encoded by the coding sequence ATGATTGAACTAGACCGATTAGACCGAAGAATATTGTGTGAATTGGAAGCCGATGCACATTTAACCAATCTTAAATTGGCTGAACGTGTGGGTTTGTCCGCATCAGCATGTTTGCGTCGGGTGCAGGAATTAGAAAAAATTGGGGTGATTAAGGGCTACAAAGCCATTATTGATCGATCACTTTTAGGCATTGGATTAATTGTCTATGTGACTATAGGACTGTCGTGCCATTCCAAAGCATGTTTGCAACACTTTGAAGAAGTGATTGAGACTACACCTGAGGTTACTGAGTGTCATACCATTACGGGTGCGGTCGAGTATTTACTCCGAGTCGAGGTAACCGATATAAAATCCTATAAAAAATTTCATACTGATGTTTTGGGCACGATTCCTTCCATTTCCTCGATTACCAGTTTATTGGTGATGGATACCACCAAAGATTTGCGTGTACAAGTATGA